One window of Uloborus diversus isolate 005 chromosome 3, Udiv.v.3.1, whole genome shotgun sequence genomic DNA carries:
- the LOC129218680 gene encoding uncharacterized protein LOC129218680 has product MHFGKMEFLVFGLTLWAASLYEITAAGEACNEYVDGILRDMKEDTEVFRDPYEIPTKTIEVHKQLLLINYTGEASIYDGHIYGLRTVNRDGDVVVDRMKQTHLKIFLGAGELQMKCSGKVKLMGHGPQAKVEAKISYVSMKLDVVPSAKDSNPKIQNFKVDDVKGSEVKVSGLGPLNFFMNAYIRIIGKFFRNIVLSAVEGRMKTFLNKKVNKYPIPEECLNDAFKRSAKYIGL; this is encoded by the exons ATGCATTTCGGCAAGATGGAGTTCCTAGTCTTTGGACTTACCCTATGGGCAGCTAGCTTGTATGAAATTACTGCTGCAG gagAAGCATGCAATGAATATGTTGATGGTATCCTACGAGATATGAAGGAAGACACAGAAGTTTTCCGCGATCCTTACGAAATACCAACCAAGACGATAGAGGTTCACAAACAGCTTCTGCTAATTAACTATACAGGAGAAGCGAGTATCTACGATGGCCACATCTATGGCTTGAGGACAGTCAATCGAGATGGAGATGTCGTGGTAGATCGCATGAAGCAAACTCATTTGAAAATCTTCTTGGGGGCTGGAGAATTGCAGATGAAATGCAGTGGAAAGGTGAAACTAATGGGCCATGGTCCGCAAGCtaaagttgaagcaaaaatatctTACGTCAGTATGAAACTTGATGTTGTTCCTTCAGCTAAGGACTCAAACCCCAAAATTCAGAACTTCAAGGTCGACGATGTTAAAGGGTCAGAGGTTAAAGTTTCTGGCTTAGGGCCTTTAAATTTCTTCATGAATGCTTACATACGCATTATAggtaaatttttcagaaatattgtTCTCTCTGCCGTTGAAGGTAGAATGAAAACCTTTTTGAACAAGAAAGTGAACAAGTACCCTATTCCAGAAGAATGTCTCAACGATGCCTTTAAACGCAGTGCAAAATATATCGGACTCTGA